In Zingiber officinale cultivar Zhangliang chromosome 3B, Zo_v1.1, whole genome shotgun sequence, a single window of DNA contains:
- the LOC122055837 gene encoding vegetative cell wall protein gp1-like — protein sequence MYVRTDLLRTTDHTHHLFDRVPLTAAMEAASLLSLLFVLLCSSVSSARAARSLTAFMPPPIPFLPPKPSLPNIPSLLPPIPFLPPNPLFPRGPILPPIPFLPPIPSLLPPSIPSLLPPSIPSLLPPSIPSLLPPSIPSLLPPSIPSLLPPSIPSLLPPSIPSLLPPSIPSLLPPNPLLPPSTPSSTTPSILPPIPFLTPSSPSSSPPSTPSILPPIPLLPPSSTPSLLPPLPRIPGLPVP from the coding sequence ATGTATGTGCGCACTGATCTCCTGCGTACAACAGACCACACCCACCACCTGTTCGATAGAGTTCCTCTGACGGCAGCAATGGAGGCCGCATCACTCTTGTCGCTCCTCTTCGTCCTCCTCTGCTCCTCTGTTTCCTCTGCTCGCGCCGCGAGGAGCTTGACCGCTTTCATGCCTCCGCCCATTCCCTTCCTGCCGCCGAAGCCCTCGCTGCCGAATATCCCTTCGCTTCTGCCTCCGATCCCCTTCCTCCCGCCCAACCCACTGTTTCCGAGGGGGCCTATCCTCCCTCCGATTCCCTTCCTGCCACCGATCCCCTCACTTCTGCCGCCGTCGATCCCGTCACTTCTGCCGCCGTCGATCCCCTCACTTCTGCCTCCGTCGATCCCCTCACTTCTTCCGCCATCGATCCCCTCACTTCTTCCGCCGTCGATCCCCTCACTTCTGCCTCCGTCGATCCCCTCACTTCTTCCGCCATCGATCCCCTCACTTCTTCCGCCGTCGATCCCCTCACTTCTGCCGCCGAACCCACTGTTGCCGCCATCGACGCCGTCGTCAACGACGCCGTCTATCCTGCCTCCGATTCCCTTCCTGACGCCATCGTCGCCGTCTTCGTCGCCGCCCTCGACGCCGTCTATCCTGCCTCCGATTCCCTTGCTGCCGCCATCGTCGACGCCGTCACTTCTTCCGCCGCTTCCTCGGATCCCCGGCTTGCCGGTGCCCTGA